From one Streptomyces sp. R41 genomic stretch:
- a CDS encoding GlxA family transcriptional regulator: protein MPAFRQHRVAVLVLEGAKPLDVGIPAQVFTTRASMPYKVRVCGATPGLVTGGDGLAYHVAHGLDALAWADIVFVPGYRFPDRDDPPQAVVDALIAAHDRGARLAAISTGAFALAATGLLDGRRATTHWHYTRALVARHPLVQVDENVLFVDEGSVLTSAGAASGIDLCLHILRGDLGVAASNHAARRLVAAPYRSGGQAQYVPRSVPEPLGERFAATREWALHRLGEPLTLDILARQAGVSPRTFSRRFVEETGYTPMQWVMRARIDLARELLERSQRSVEQIAADVGLGTGANLRLHFQRILGTTPSEYRRTFTRGE from the coding sequence GTGCCAGCCTTCCGCCAGCATCGCGTCGCCGTCCTTGTGCTCGAGGGTGCGAAGCCGCTCGATGTCGGAATTCCCGCGCAGGTTTTCACGACCCGCGCGAGCATGCCGTACAAGGTGCGGGTGTGCGGGGCGACACCCGGTCTCGTGACCGGCGGCGATGGCCTCGCGTACCACGTCGCCCACGGCCTCGACGCCCTTGCGTGGGCCGACATCGTCTTCGTCCCCGGCTACCGGTTCCCGGACCGCGACGACCCGCCGCAGGCCGTCGTCGACGCACTGATCGCCGCCCACGACCGGGGCGCGCGGCTCGCCGCCATCTCGACGGGCGCCTTCGCGCTCGCCGCCACGGGCCTGCTCGACGGCAGGCGCGCCACGACGCACTGGCACTACACGCGGGCACTCGTGGCCAGGCATCCGCTCGTCCAGGTCGACGAGAACGTGCTGTTCGTCGACGAGGGCAGCGTGCTCACCTCGGCCGGCGCCGCCTCCGGCATCGACCTGTGCCTGCACATCCTGCGCGGCGACCTCGGAGTGGCCGCGTCCAACCACGCGGCCCGGCGTCTGGTTGCGGCCCCCTACCGCAGCGGCGGCCAGGCCCAGTACGTGCCGCGCAGCGTCCCCGAGCCGCTCGGCGAGCGGTTCGCCGCCACCCGCGAGTGGGCGCTGCACCGGCTCGGCGAGCCCCTCACGCTCGACATACTGGCGCGGCAGGCGGGGGTCTCGCCGCGCACGTTCTCCCGGCGCTTCGTCGAGGAGACCGGCTACACGCCGATGCAGTGGGTGATGCGCGCCCGCATCGACCTGGCCCGCGAACTGCTCGAGCGCTCGCAGCGCAGCGTCGAACAGATCGCCGCCGACGTCGGGCTCGGCACCGGCGCGAACCTGCGCCTGCACTTCCAGCGCATCCTCGGCACCACACCGAGCGAGTACCGGCGCACCTTCACCCGGGGCGAGTAA
- a CDS encoding epoxide hydrolase family protein, whose translation MTHQPPLIAVPPAELDDLRSRLLATRWPAPWPGGGWQAGTDAGELRRLVDYWADGYDWRVHEAAVNALPSRFADIDGTPVHYLRFDGERPGALPIVLTNGWPSTFLELTALARRLAMPSRYGGDAADALTVIVPSLPGFTFSPQRPSLTEPPQTHEIWHQLMRDELGFDRYAAHGGDLGAGITSRLAEAHPDAVVGIHLMAVASPVRYDAASVTPEEQAYLDSVAAWSAAEGGYQHQQSTRPLTLAYGLTDSPAGLLAWMVEKYRAWSDCAGRLPSRFSDDFLLTQASLYWFTGTISTSFRPYYEYAQGLTRRVERVTVPTAVALFPADLTQPPRSWAERVYNVTRYTRMPRGGHFAAHEEPALLARDITEFLRAHR comes from the coding sequence GTGACCCACCAACCGCCCCTTATCGCCGTTCCTCCGGCCGAACTCGACGACCTGCGGTCCCGGCTGCTCGCCACCCGCTGGCCGGCTCCCTGGCCCGGCGGCGGATGGCAGGCCGGCACCGACGCCGGTGAACTGCGGCGGCTGGTCGACTACTGGGCCGACGGCTACGACTGGCGGGTCCACGAGGCCGCCGTCAACGCGCTGCCGTCCCGTTTCGCGGACATCGACGGCACGCCCGTGCACTACCTGCGTTTCGACGGCGAACGCCCCGGCGCGCTACCGATCGTGCTGACCAACGGGTGGCCCAGCACCTTCCTCGAACTGACCGCCCTCGCCCGGCGGCTGGCCATGCCGTCCCGGTACGGGGGTGACGCCGCCGACGCGCTCACCGTCATCGTCCCGTCGCTGCCCGGCTTCACCTTCTCCCCGCAGCGGCCCTCGCTCACGGAGCCGCCGCAGACCCACGAGATCTGGCACCAGCTCATGCGGGACGAACTCGGCTTCGACCGCTACGCCGCGCACGGCGGCGACCTGGGGGCCGGGATCACCTCCCGCCTCGCGGAGGCCCATCCCGACGCCGTGGTGGGCATCCATCTGATGGCGGTCGCGAGCCCGGTCCGTTATGACGCCGCTTCCGTCACCCCCGAGGAGCAGGCGTACCTCGACTCGGTCGCCGCCTGGTCCGCCGCGGAGGGCGGGTACCAGCACCAGCAGAGCACCCGGCCGCTGACCCTGGCCTACGGGCTGACCGACTCGCCGGCCGGGCTGCTGGCCTGGATGGTGGAGAAGTACCGCGCGTGGAGCGACTGCGCGGGCCGGCTCCCGTCCCGGTTCAGCGACGACTTCCTCCTCACCCAGGCCTCGCTGTACTGGTTCACCGGGACCATCTCCACCTCGTTCCGGCCCTACTACGAGTACGCCCAGGGCCTGACGCGCCGGGTGGAACGGGTGACCGTGCCCACCGCCGTCGCCCTGTTCCCCGCCGACCTCACCCAGCCGCCCCGCAGCTGGGCCGAGCGCGTCTACAACGTCACCCGGTATACCCGCATGCCGCGCGGCGGGCACTTCGCCGCCCACGAGGAACCCGCGCTCCTGGCCCGGGACATCACCGAGTTCCTCCGCGCCCACCGGTGA
- a CDS encoding MFS transporter codes for MVAGLFLLGSATGFWDVPMTVNVAAVERRLGRALMSRFLAAFSLGTLAGTAVGVLMVALGVPVAVHLAVVAAVIAGAVPAVARHHLPEHPRARTGTLPKGARPGAWREPRTVLIGLVALAFAVAEGAGGNWVSVGVIDRHHTTATVGTLAYAAFLAALTAGRWLGPVVLDRAGPVTVVRTAAGITATGVVLFALGPSLGAALAGSLLWGAGAALGFPVSMSAGAHDTARAAGRVGVITSIGYCGFLGGPPLIGFAGGRTTVGHALLLVVPALMALAALLADATRRTSSTPPAHTAHA; via the coding sequence CTGGTCGCCGGGCTGTTCCTGCTCGGCTCGGCGACGGGCTTCTGGGACGTCCCGATGACCGTGAACGTCGCCGCTGTCGAACGGCGGCTCGGCCGGGCGCTCATGTCGCGGTTCCTCGCCGCATTCAGCCTCGGCACGCTCGCCGGCACGGCGGTCGGTGTGCTGATGGTCGCCCTGGGGGTGCCGGTCGCCGTCCATCTGGCCGTGGTCGCGGCCGTCATCGCCGGCGCGGTCCCCGCCGTGGCCCGGCACCATCTCCCCGAGCACCCCAGGGCCCGAACCGGCACGCTTCCGAAGGGGGCCCGTCCGGGCGCGTGGCGGGAGCCGCGCACCGTGCTGATCGGGCTCGTCGCGCTGGCCTTCGCGGTCGCCGAGGGGGCGGGCGGCAACTGGGTCAGCGTCGGCGTCATCGACCGCCACCACACCACCGCCACAGTCGGCACGCTGGCGTACGCCGCGTTCCTCGCCGCGCTCACCGCCGGCCGCTGGCTCGGCCCGGTGGTCCTGGACCGGGCCGGTCCGGTCACCGTCGTGCGGACGGCGGCCGGCATCACCGCCACCGGTGTTGTGCTCTTCGCGCTCGGGCCGTCCTTGGGCGCGGCGCTCGCGGGGAGTCTGCTGTGGGGCGCGGGCGCGGCGCTCGGTTTCCCGGTCAGCATGAGCGCCGGGGCCCATGACACCGCCCGCGCGGCCGGCCGGGTCGGCGTCATCACGTCGATCGGCTACTGCGGCTTCCTCGGCGGTCCGCCGCTCATCGGGTTCGCCGGCGGCCGGACCACCGTGGGGCACGCCCTGTTGCTCGTCGTCCCGGCCCTCATGGCCCTGGCCGCCCTCCTCGCCGACGCCACACGCCGCACCAGCTCCACGCCGCCGGCGCACACCGCTCACGCCTGA
- the gap gene encoding type I glyceraldehyde-3-phosphate dehydrogenase, with protein sequence MTRIAINGFGRIGRNVLRALLERDSALEIVAVNDLTEPATLARLLAYDSTAGRLGRPVTVDGDALVVDGRRITVLAEREPVQLPWAELGVDIVLEATGRFTSAKAARAHLDAGAKKVLVSAPSDGADVTLAFGVNTDAYDPAVHTIVSNASCTTNALAPLAAVLDELAGIEHGFMTTVHAYTQEQNLQDGPHRDARRARAAGVNIVPTTTGAAKAIGLVLPNLDGKLSGDSIRVPVPVGSIVELNTTVARDVTRGDVLAAYRAAAEGPLAGILEYSDDPLVSSDIVGNPASSIFDSALTRVDGRHVKVAAWYDNEWGFSNRVIDTLEFLATR encoded by the coding sequence ATGACTCGCATCGCCATCAACGGATTCGGCCGCATCGGACGCAATGTGCTGCGCGCACTGCTGGAGCGCGACAGCGCCCTCGAGATCGTCGCCGTCAACGATCTGACGGAGCCCGCCACTCTCGCCCGGCTGCTCGCCTACGACAGCACGGCCGGCCGGCTCGGGCGCCCAGTGACCGTGGACGGGGACGCCCTCGTCGTCGACGGCCGTCGGATCACGGTGCTGGCCGAGCGCGAACCGGTGCAGCTGCCGTGGGCCGAACTCGGCGTCGACATCGTCCTGGAAGCCACCGGCCGCTTCACCTCGGCCAAGGCCGCCCGCGCCCACCTCGACGCGGGCGCGAAGAAGGTACTCGTCAGCGCGCCGTCGGACGGCGCCGACGTCACGCTCGCGTTCGGGGTCAACACCGACGCCTACGACCCGGCCGTGCACACGATCGTCTCGAACGCCTCCTGCACCACCAACGCGCTCGCGCCGCTGGCCGCGGTCCTCGACGAACTCGCCGGTATCGAGCACGGGTTCATGACGACGGTGCACGCCTACACGCAGGAGCAGAACCTGCAGGACGGTCCGCACCGCGACGCCCGTCGCGCCCGGGCCGCCGGCGTCAACATCGTGCCGACCACGACCGGCGCCGCCAAGGCGATCGGCCTCGTGCTGCCGAACCTCGACGGCAAGCTGTCCGGCGACTCGATCCGCGTACCGGTGCCGGTGGGCTCGATCGTCGAACTCAACACGACCGTCGCCCGCGACGTGACGCGCGGCGACGTGCTGGCGGCGTACCGCGCCGCAGCGGAAGGGCCGCTCGCCGGCATCCTCGAGTACTCGGACGACCCGCTCGTGTCGTCCGACATCGTCGGCAACCCGGCCTCGTCGATCTTTGACTCTGCCCTCACCCGCGTCGACGGCCGCCACGTCAAGGTGGCCGCGTGGTACGACAACGAGTGGGGCTTCTCGAACCGCGTGATCGACACTCTCGAGTTCCTCGCCACCCGCTGA
- a CDS encoding NAD(P)/FAD-dependent oxidoreductase, translating into MKRAERVAVIGVGILGASVGWNLSRHGVEVVFVDAGQPGEGVTNWSFSWVNASNKTARKSYFDLNVAGMAAHRELARTIGPDSWWYPSGHLRWADDPAAKAKLLETAELLASWGYRVEVCTGAEVRRRLEPALTVPGEAPVVFYPDEAWVHGRHLVGRLVGQAVASGAELRSGTAVCDIGTGADGSIRTVALSDGSRLDVNIVVNAAGPSASHVAGLIARHLPMRREPGVVTRIGCAQVPVHRAMHAPHIEIRPDGDASVVLHSREIDALIDTGEDPAELARLLHESARHVVPELGNSRIAQTRVADRPIPADGFPSVGAVPSVPGYYEAVSHSGITLGPVIGRLLASEILSGKRDEMLADFRPERFPT; encoded by the coding sequence GTGAAGCGGGCTGAACGTGTCGCTGTCATCGGAGTGGGCATCCTCGGAGCCAGCGTGGGCTGGAACCTGTCCCGGCACGGTGTCGAGGTGGTCTTCGTCGACGCAGGCCAGCCGGGCGAAGGCGTCACCAACTGGTCCTTCTCGTGGGTCAACGCCAGCAACAAGACCGCGCGCAAGTCCTACTTCGACCTGAACGTCGCGGGCATGGCAGCGCACCGTGAGCTCGCCAGGACCATCGGGCCGGACTCATGGTGGTATCCCAGCGGCCACCTGCGCTGGGCAGACGATCCCGCAGCGAAGGCGAAGCTCCTGGAAACAGCCGAACTGCTGGCCAGCTGGGGCTACCGGGTCGAGGTGTGCACGGGGGCCGAGGTGCGTCGCCGCCTCGAACCTGCTCTCACGGTGCCCGGCGAGGCTCCAGTCGTGTTCTACCCCGACGAAGCCTGGGTGCACGGACGTCATCTCGTCGGCCGCCTGGTCGGCCAGGCCGTTGCATCCGGTGCCGAGCTCCGGTCCGGCACCGCGGTCTGTGACATCGGCACCGGTGCCGACGGGAGCATCCGGACCGTTGCTCTGTCCGATGGGAGCCGTCTCGACGTCAACATCGTCGTGAACGCAGCAGGCCCCAGCGCCTCCCACGTCGCCGGGCTCATCGCACGGCACTTGCCGATGCGCCGGGAACCCGGCGTCGTCACCCGGATCGGCTGTGCTCAGGTCCCGGTTCACCGGGCCATGCACGCGCCTCACATCGAGATCCGTCCTGACGGAGACGCTTCGGTGGTCCTCCACAGCCGCGAGATCGACGCACTCATCGATACAGGCGAAGATCCAGCGGAACTCGCACGGCTGCTCCACGAATCGGCACGGCATGTCGTTCCCGAGCTCGGCAACTCCCGCATCGCACAGACACGAGTAGCCGATCGGCCCATCCCAGCCGACGGATTTCCTTCGGTGGGAGCGGTGCCCTCTGTGCCGGGCTACTACGAGGCCGTTTCCCACAGCGGCATCACGCTCGGGCCGGTAATCGGCCGGCTGCTTGCTTCGGAGATCCTCAGCGGGAAGAGAGATGAGATGCTTGCGGACTTCCGCCCGGAGCGGTTCCCCACGTGA
- a CDS encoding TetR/AcrR family transcriptional regulator produces the protein MTTTSEASTQKLTAKGLATRERIVRAAAELIYEHGAQNTNNEQIREAAGVSGSQLTRHFPTKESLVRAVLAWQADSIVARHQAPELGELDSFTALYRWADSYIASQDMLRGGCTFGSLAAEVVKTEPSHRDAVAHGFERWQELFRRGLSKMRERGELRPEADPAALAHLLAAAFQGGALLDQAAGESTPLRDALYGALAYIESFAAER, from the coding sequence ATGACCACCACCAGCGAAGCGTCGACTCAGAAGCTGACCGCCAAGGGCCTGGCCACACGCGAACGCATCGTCAGGGCGGCCGCCGAGCTGATCTACGAACACGGCGCGCAGAACACCAACAACGAGCAGATCCGTGAGGCCGCCGGAGTCAGCGGCTCGCAGCTGACGCGCCACTTCCCCACCAAGGAGTCCCTGGTGCGCGCGGTGCTCGCCTGGCAGGCCGACAGCATCGTCGCCCGCCACCAGGCACCCGAGCTGGGCGAGCTGGACAGCTTCACCGCCCTGTATCGGTGGGCCGACTCCTACATCGCCTCGCAGGACATGCTGCGCGGCGGCTGCACGTTCGGCTCCCTGGCCGCCGAGGTCGTCAAGACCGAGCCCTCCCACCGAGACGCGGTGGCCCACGGCTTCGAGCGGTGGCAGGAACTGTTCAGGCGCGGCCTGAGCAAGATGCGCGAGCGCGGCGAACTGCGGCCCGAGGCCGACCCGGCCGCGCTCGCCCACCTGCTCGCCGCCGCGTTCCAGGGCGGAGCACTGCTGGACCAGGCGGCCGGCGAATCCACACCCCTGCGTGACGCGCTGTACGGAGCCCTGGCCTACATCGAGTCATTCGCCGCAGAACGCTGA
- a CDS encoding TetR/AcrR family transcriptional regulator, translating to MKRDEPQPTADTRRARRNDPGRKARILDAALDVIAEHGVAGTTHRSIAARADVPLGSVTYHFAGLSELLAQAFARHVEAQSAVFEALFAGVATREEFVEVLTDLVHGGPARHRSAVLGFELHLAALRDPELRALTQKWTRDSRSVLARFTGPEVAARLDATLEGMIMHALLTTAPEPRATTREAILATLGPARRPVA from the coding sequence ATGAAGCGCGACGAGCCACAGCCCACGGCCGATACCCGACGGGCCCGGCGCAACGATCCCGGGCGCAAGGCACGCATCCTCGACGCCGCCCTGGACGTCATCGCGGAGCACGGGGTGGCCGGGACGACGCACCGGAGCATCGCGGCGCGGGCCGATGTGCCGCTGGGGTCGGTCACGTATCACTTCGCCGGGCTGAGCGAACTGCTGGCACAGGCGTTCGCGCGACATGTCGAGGCGCAGTCGGCGGTGTTCGAGGCGCTGTTCGCGGGGGTCGCGACGCGGGAGGAGTTCGTGGAGGTCCTGACGGACCTGGTCCACGGGGGTCCCGCCCGGCACCGGAGCGCGGTGCTCGGTTTCGAACTCCACCTGGCGGCGCTGCGGGACCCGGAGCTGCGGGCCCTGACGCAGAAGTGGACGCGGGACAGCCGCAGCGTGCTGGCCCGGTTCACCGGCCCGGAGGTCGCCGCCCGGCTGGACGCCACACTGGAGGGCATGATCATGCACGCCCTGCTCACGACCGCGCCGGAGCCACGGGCGACGACCCGGGAGGCGATCCTCGCGACGCTCGGCCCGGCGCGCCGGCCCGTGGCATGA
- a CDS encoding NmrA family NAD(P)-binding protein, translating into MERNFLVIGATGKTGGHTTELLLQRGHRVRALVRGLDGRAERLAALGADVVEGDVLDLDSLAQATKGIDALYFTYPIRPGLMDATANVAQAAEENGVQAIVNMSQVSARRNTASNAARQHWVAERVLDHAPVPVTHIRPTFFAQWLIDTWADGTGELRLPFADGRHAPIAESDQAKVIAAILEDPAPHAGQIYPLYGAEELNHYEIAEKMSRALDREVTYVPIELDEFAAILHGRGAPDHLIQHLLAVAVDYRNGVFAGTNDLVKTIGGSDPLDVEGFVAQNRAAFDLHTA; encoded by the coding sequence ATGGAACGCAACTTCCTCGTGATCGGGGCCACCGGCAAAACCGGCGGCCACACCACCGAACTCCTGCTCCAGCGCGGACACCGCGTCCGCGCACTCGTCCGCGGCCTCGACGGGCGCGCCGAGCGGCTCGCCGCCCTCGGAGCGGACGTCGTGGAAGGCGACGTCCTCGACCTGGACTCCCTGGCCCAGGCGACCAAGGGGATCGACGCCCTGTACTTCACCTATCCGATCCGCCCCGGCCTGATGGACGCCACTGCGAACGTGGCCCAGGCGGCGGAGGAGAACGGGGTGCAGGCGATCGTGAACATGTCGCAGGTCTCCGCCCGCCGCAACACCGCCAGCAACGCGGCACGCCAGCACTGGGTCGCCGAACGCGTCCTGGACCACGCTCCGGTCCCCGTCACCCACATCCGCCCGACCTTCTTCGCCCAGTGGCTGATCGACACTTGGGCCGACGGAACCGGCGAACTGCGCCTGCCGTTCGCCGACGGACGCCACGCCCCCATCGCGGAAAGCGACCAGGCGAAGGTGATCGCGGCCATCCTGGAAGACCCCGCCCCGCACGCCGGCCAGATCTACCCGCTGTACGGAGCCGAGGAGCTCAACCACTACGAGATCGCCGAGAAGATGTCGCGGGCGCTGGACCGTGAAGTCACCTACGTGCCCATCGAACTCGATGAATTCGCCGCCATCCTGCACGGGCGCGGTGCGCCGGACCACCTGATCCAGCACCTGCTCGCCGTGGCCGTCGACTACCGCAACGGCGTCTTCGCCGGCACCAACGACCTGGTGAAGACGATCGGCGGCAGCGACCCCCTCGACGTCGAGGGCTTCGTCGCCCAGAACCGCGCGGCCTTCGACCTGCACACTGCCTGA
- a CDS encoding SDR family oxidoreductase, which translates to MHVFITGGTGTIGSAVVAELLGNGHTVLALARSDGSAQALESAGAKVLPGDLADLDVLRSGAAQSDGVISLAFGRDYSSPDALAQAIAEESVALAALGQELMGSDRPIVTVSGTPWVPGRASTEADPLPTDGPVGGRGRSVNALLDLASRGVRSTAVRMPRTVHNEGEGGFAGLLTDQARRTGVAGYPGDGTQRWPAVHALDAAVLFRLALESAPAGTSWHAVGDEGDAVRDIATVIGRRLGLPVEGVPQENFGPFGPIFAMDQPASSAHTRDALGWQPTHSGLLEDLENIQP; encoded by the coding sequence ATGCACGTCTTCATCACCGGCGGTACCGGCACCATCGGCTCCGCCGTCGTCGCCGAACTGCTCGGCAACGGCCACACCGTTCTCGCACTGGCTCGCTCGGACGGCTCCGCGCAGGCCCTCGAGAGCGCTGGTGCCAAGGTGCTGCCAGGAGATCTGGCGGACCTCGACGTCCTGCGGTCCGGCGCAGCGCAGTCCGACGGCGTGATCAGTCTGGCGTTCGGACGCGACTACAGCAGTCCGGATGCGCTCGCGCAGGCCATCGCCGAGGAGAGCGTCGCTCTCGCCGCGCTGGGACAGGAACTCATGGGAAGCGACCGCCCGATCGTCACGGTCTCGGGTACGCCCTGGGTGCCGGGGCGCGCCTCCACCGAGGCCGATCCGCTGCCGACCGACGGACCGGTGGGCGGTCGGGGCCGTTCGGTCAATGCGCTGCTGGATCTGGCCTCGCGCGGTGTGCGCAGCACGGCTGTCCGCATGCCGCGCACGGTCCACAATGAGGGCGAGGGCGGATTCGCCGGCCTGTTGACCGATCAAGCGCGCCGCACCGGGGTGGCCGGCTACCCGGGCGACGGCACCCAGCGCTGGCCGGCCGTGCACGCGCTCGATGCAGCGGTCCTGTTCCGTCTGGCTCTTGAGTCGGCACCGGCCGGGACGTCCTGGCACGCCGTCGGCGACGAGGGCGACGCGGTGCGGGACATCGCGACAGTCATCGGCCGGAGACTGGGCCTGCCGGTCGAGGGGGTTCCGCAGGAAAACTTCGGCCCGTTCGGCCCGATCTTCGCCATGGACCAGCCGGCGTCCAGCGCCCACACCCGCGATGCCCTCGGGTGGCAGCCGACGCACTCCGGCCTCCTCGAGGACCTGGAAAACATTCAGCCCTGA
- a CDS encoding oxidoreductase: MSVWFITGSSRGFGLEITRAALAAGHQVVATARKAETVREQFPDAGDTLLTVPLDVTDHQSIQAAVDAAVERFGRIDVLVNNAGTGLLAAIEESDDAAVRAVYETNVFGPLAVQRAVLPVLRRQRSGHVINISSIVGFATAPGWGIYASTKFAVEGFTETLHTELAPLGIHVTLVEPGFFRTDFLDPASLHTGPDTIDDYAPTVGAMRATAASLNHAQPGDPAKAARAIVEMASAPEPPLRLPLGADTLQAFDAKLNTFRKEMDAWRHVALSTDHD; this comes from the coding sequence ATGAGCGTTTGGTTCATCACAGGATCGTCCCGGGGCTTCGGCCTGGAGATCACCCGTGCCGCCCTCGCCGCCGGCCACCAGGTGGTCGCGACCGCGCGGAAGGCCGAAACCGTCCGCGAGCAGTTTCCCGACGCCGGCGACACGCTGCTCACCGTGCCGCTGGACGTGACCGACCACCAGAGCATCCAGGCGGCCGTCGACGCAGCGGTCGAACGGTTCGGCCGGATCGACGTCCTGGTCAACAACGCCGGCACCGGCCTGCTCGCCGCCATCGAAGAGTCCGACGACGCCGCAGTACGCGCGGTGTACGAGACCAATGTGTTCGGCCCGCTCGCCGTCCAACGCGCCGTACTGCCAGTACTGCGCCGCCAGCGCTCCGGCCACGTGATCAACATCAGCTCCATCGTGGGCTTCGCCACCGCGCCGGGCTGGGGCATCTACGCCTCCACGAAGTTCGCCGTCGAAGGCTTCACCGAGACCCTCCACACCGAACTGGCCCCCCTCGGCATCCACGTGACGCTCGTGGAACCGGGCTTCTTCCGCACCGACTTCCTCGACCCCGCCAGCCTGCACACCGGCCCCGACACGATCGACGACTACGCGCCCACCGTCGGCGCGATGCGTGCAACCGCCGCGAGCCTGAACCACGCCCAGCCCGGCGACCCGGCCAAGGCCGCGCGCGCCATTGTCGAGATGGCCTCCGCCCCCGAGCCGCCCCTGCGCCTCCCGCTCGGAGCCGACACCCTGCAAGCCTTCGACGCCAAGCTGAACACCTTCCGCAAGGAGATGGACGCCTGGCGGCACGTCGCCCTCTCCACCGATCACGACTAG
- a CDS encoding SDR family oxidoreductase yields MGQAMRIQGSVALVTGSNRGLGLAFAEELRNRGVKVYAAARNPDSIDLPGVVPVRLDVTDAAVIQEAADRCGDVTLLVNNAGIGTVNEGTLDPAFIDSSREMFETNFYGMVRVSQVFGPIIAQNGGGAIINVLSDATWFSRPIVASYSATKSAAWSFTNALRLDLRGEGVQVVGLHAGFIDTDLARGIDAEKSRPRDVAATALEGLENGKEEVLADEQSRLVKSTLSTDRGYYLDPPDIV; encoded by the coding sequence ATGGGGCAGGCAATGAGAATTCAAGGTTCAGTTGCTCTGGTCACTGGTTCCAACCGCGGCTTGGGCCTGGCCTTTGCCGAGGAGCTGCGCAACCGCGGTGTAAAGGTTTACGCCGCTGCTCGGAACCCTGACAGTATCGACTTGCCTGGCGTCGTACCAGTCAGGTTGGACGTCACCGACGCCGCAGTGATCCAGGAAGCCGCGGACCGATGCGGTGATGTAACTCTCCTGGTCAATAATGCTGGAATCGGCACTGTAAACGAGGGGACTCTCGACCCCGCGTTCATTGATTCCTCGCGCGAGATGTTTGAGACGAACTTCTACGGCATGGTGCGTGTCAGTCAGGTCTTCGGGCCGATCATCGCCCAAAACGGCGGTGGGGCGATAATCAACGTGCTGTCTGACGCCACATGGTTCTCTCGACCGATTGTTGCTTCTTACTCGGCCACGAAGTCCGCCGCATGGAGTTTTACCAACGCCCTGCGTCTTGACTTGAGGGGCGAGGGCGTGCAGGTGGTCGGATTGCATGCGGGCTTCATAGACACCGATTTGGCACGCGGCATCGACGCAGAGAAAAGCCGGCCGCGCGACGTCGCGGCAACCGCGCTTGAAGGCCTGGAGAACGGTAAGGAGGAGGTGCTGGCGGACGAGCAGTCGCGGCTGGTCAAGAGCACGCTCTCCACAGACCGCGGCTACTATCTGGACCCTCCGGACATCGTCTGA
- a CDS encoding TetR/AcrR family transcriptional regulator, which yields MARWQPGATQRLVVAAVDLFTEQGYDATTVTQIAERAGVTKSTFFRHFSDKRELLVAGQETLSRLLADGITEAPASASPLQAVAAGLERASSAMGPTNRELGPRLKAAVAASTELQERDALKSVGLAAAMTAALIARGVPDPTAHLAGELGVLAFKQGYAQWSESDRDDAEGLAPHALAALEDLRAATASLG from the coding sequence ATGGCTAGATGGCAACCAGGGGCGACCCAGCGACTCGTCGTTGCGGCCGTGGACCTGTTCACGGAGCAGGGGTACGACGCCACCACGGTGACGCAGATCGCCGAGCGCGCCGGCGTCACCAAGAGCACCTTTTTCCGACACTTCTCCGACAAGCGCGAGCTACTGGTCGCCGGCCAGGAGACGCTCAGCAGGCTGCTCGCGGACGGCATCACCGAGGCACCTGCGAGCGCCAGCCCGCTCCAGGCGGTGGCGGCCGGTCTCGAGCGCGCATCGAGCGCCATGGGGCCAACGAACCGCGAACTCGGCCCCCGCCTCAAAGCAGCCGTGGCAGCCAGCACCGAACTTCAAGAGCGCGACGCCCTCAAGAGCGTCGGTCTCGCAGCCGCCATGACAGCCGCGCTCATCGCCCGCGGTGTCCCCGACCCGACTGCGCATCTCGCGGGCGAGCTGGGAGTCCTCGCGTTCAAGCAGGGCTACGCCCAGTGGTCCGAAAGCGATCGTGATGACGCGGAAGGGCTCGCGCCACATGCACTGGCAGCCTTGGAAGACCTGCGTGCGGCAACTGCGTCGCTGGGCTGA